From a region of the Candidatus Acidiferrales bacterium genome:
- a CDS encoding lysylphosphatidylglycerol synthase transmembrane domain-containing protein: MRRHWQRAIWVVIGLLIFVALFYRFRGATMLGGFDWQKLGASLSSANVALLVLSLATIFVSYAVRALRWVHFSRYMGRPTFPHVYSATLMGFAAIFLLGRAGEPIRPLLIARKDRLPVTSSFGVYVLERIFDAGATAVMAILVLLALPPRAVTSPEADGGALLHDARLAGWVLFAGFLVMIGALTYFRLHGARGLQSRLEPLRSHPGWRGKIATMVDGFSEGLQAIRSPADVLAAVGYTTIHWLVVALVYWWIILSFRAQLGYFEFRAALLVLAFTMVGSVLQLPAVGGGMQLATFLALTIILGVEKEPAAAIAILAWLLTFAAVSLIGVPLLIHEGWSMGSLRQLAREESEDEARGKHATLADIAKDLRETRR, encoded by the coding sequence ATGCGGAGACATTGGCAGAGAGCGATTTGGGTTGTCATCGGACTTCTGATATTTGTCGCGCTATTTTACCGATTTCGCGGCGCGACAATGCTCGGCGGCTTCGACTGGCAGAAGCTCGGCGCGTCATTGAGCAGCGCGAATGTCGCTCTTCTGGTTCTGTCGCTGGCGACAATCTTTGTCTCCTATGCCGTCCGTGCGTTGCGATGGGTCCATTTTTCGCGTTACATGGGTCGGCCCACTTTCCCTCATGTTTATAGTGCGACGCTGATGGGCTTTGCGGCGATATTCCTTCTGGGTCGCGCAGGAGAACCAATCCGGCCGCTCTTGATTGCGCGCAAAGATCGTCTGCCCGTGACGAGCAGCTTCGGCGTCTACGTTTTGGAGCGAATCTTCGACGCGGGCGCGACGGCCGTGATGGCAATTCTTGTTCTTCTCGCGTTGCCGCCCCGCGCGGTTACGTCGCCGGAAGCAGATGGAGGGGCTCTTCTTCACGATGCGCGGCTGGCCGGATGGGTGCTATTCGCGGGGTTTCTCGTAATGATTGGCGCGCTGACATATTTTCGCCTGCATGGAGCGCGAGGTTTGCAGTCGCGCCTTGAACCTCTGCGGAGCCATCCGGGATGGCGCGGAAAAATTGCGACGATGGTGGACGGATTCAGCGAAGGGCTGCAGGCCATTCGTTCGCCCGCGGACGTTTTGGCCGCTGTGGGATATACGACAATTCATTGGCTGGTTGTGGCGCTGGTCTACTGGTGGATCATTCTCAGTTTCCGTGCGCAACTTGGATATTTCGAATTTCGCGCTGCGCTGCTGGTGCTGGCATTCACGATGGTCGGATCCGTGTTGCAGCTGCCTGCTGTCGGCGGAGGAATGCAACTGGCGACGTTTCTTGCGCTGACAATCATTCTTGGGGTAGAAAAGGAGCCGGCTGCGGCAATCGCGATTCTTGCATGGCTGCTGACGTTTGCTGCAGTGAGCCTAATCGGCGTGCCGTTGCTGATCCATGAGGGGTGGTCGATGGGAAGTCTGCGACAACTGGCGCGGGAAGAATCGGAAGACGAAGCGCGCGGCAAGCACGCCACGCTGGCGGATATCGCCAAAGACCTCAGGGAGACGCGCCGGTGA
- a CDS encoding RNA polymerase sigma factor has product MEPDAQLVQRCLRGEGPAWEELVRRHTRRVYNLCYRFTGNPTEAEDLSQEVFLRIYRTLASYRTAYGGFPTWLTSVTRNLLVDHYRRTRRDRATDALEDVMPKVEEKHSPVRTPDKAAMARELSEQVQHGLSRLSPELREAIILRDLQGLEYNEIQEVLSVPEGTVKSRINRGRIELARILQEMGIRPE; this is encoded by the coding sequence TTGGAGCCGGATGCTCAACTGGTGCAGCGCTGCCTGCGGGGCGAGGGTCCAGCGTGGGAAGAGCTTGTCCGCCGCCATACGCGCCGCGTTTACAATCTGTGCTACCGCTTCACCGGCAATCCAACCGAAGCCGAGGATTTGAGCCAGGAAGTATTTCTTCGCATTTACCGGACTTTGGCCAGTTATCGGACCGCCTATGGCGGGTTCCCAACATGGCTTACCAGCGTGACGCGCAATTTGCTCGTGGACCACTATCGCCGGACTCGCCGCGACCGCGCGACCGACGCGCTCGAAGACGTGATGCCCAAAGTCGAGGAGAAACATTCGCCGGTCCGCACTCCCGACAAAGCCGCTATGGCGCGCGAATTGAGCGAGCAGGTTCAGCACGGCCTTTCGCGCCTTTCTCCGGAACTTCGCGAAGCAATTATCTTGCGCGACCTGCAGGGTTTGGAATACAACGAGATTCAAGAAGTCCTTTCAGTGCCCGAAGGAACCGTGAAGTCGAGGATCAATCGGGGAAGAATCGAGCTGGCGCGTATACTCCAAGAAATGGGGATTCGGCCGGAGTAA
- a CDS encoding anti-sigma factor → MNWTCVQIEERLSDYLDGLLPESERREFRAHVDSCSNCAPLLAQVTHVVNRLRAIEEEQPPAALISKILDQTLGPRKAARNWLGWIPLLWQPRFATGLVTVLATLIIVFHAMGVNPSNVTAASLNPVNLYHSADRRAHLVFARSVKFVNDLRIVYEIQSRLQPASGPAPNQQAPSATPVQPEPKSPRQSQDSRANGRFALVAAVLADMPGGSSR, encoded by the coding sequence ATGAATTGGACTTGCGTACAAATCGAGGAGCGGCTCAGCGATTATCTGGACGGCCTGCTGCCGGAATCTGAGCGGCGGGAGTTCCGGGCGCACGTCGATTCCTGCTCGAACTGCGCGCCATTGCTGGCGCAAGTCACGCACGTCGTCAACCGTCTTCGCGCCATCGAGGAAGAGCAGCCGCCTGCTGCGCTCATCTCCAAGATTCTCGACCAGACGCTCGGCCCGCGCAAGGCTGCGCGCAATTGGCTGGGCTGGATTCCGCTCTTGTGGCAGCCGCGCTTTGCCACCGGCCTCGTTACTGTGCTGGCCACTCTCATCATCGTGTTTCACGCCATGGGCGTAAACCCATCGAACGTCACGGCCGCGAGCTTGAATCCCGTCAACTTGTATCATTCTGCGGACCGCCGTGCGCACCTCGTGTTCGCGCGCAGCGTAAAATTCGTGAATGATCTTCGCATCGTGTACGAAATTCAGTCGCGGCTGCAGCCGGCCAGCGGCCCGGCGCCAAATCAACAGGCGCCTTCCGCGACTCCGGTACAACCTGAACCCAAATCCCCGCGCCAATCCCAAGACTCCAGAGCCAACGGCAGATTCGCACTCGTCGCCGCGGTCCTGGCGGATATGCCGGGAGGGAGCTCTCGATGA
- a CDS encoding B-box zinc finger protein: MNCAVHTDVQATGYCRNCGKALCGQCAREVRGALYCEECLSRLVVGPPPALPVVQPGPNPGVACALGFVPGLGAVYNGEYVKGLIHVVIFGGLIAMMNSSSIPDSTLAIVIVLFVAFCCYMPIEAYRTARAKQMGEKSPSLFAEGEGSRPIGAYVLIILGTLFLLGSFGLLSSIYVWRFWPLALIALGAFLIWKRAQPHP; the protein is encoded by the coding sequence ATGAATTGTGCCGTCCACACCGACGTTCAAGCCACTGGATACTGCCGCAATTGTGGCAAAGCGCTTTGCGGGCAGTGCGCGCGCGAAGTGCGCGGGGCTCTTTACTGTGAGGAGTGCCTCTCGCGCCTGGTCGTCGGTCCGCCTCCGGCGCTGCCCGTGGTTCAACCCGGTCCCAATCCAGGAGTGGCCTGTGCCTTGGGTTTTGTTCCCGGACTCGGCGCTGTTTATAACGGCGAGTACGTGAAGGGACTTATTCACGTCGTCATTTTTGGCGGCCTGATCGCCATGATGAACAGCAGCTCGATACCCGACAGCACGCTCGCCATCGTGATTGTGCTTTTCGTCGCGTTCTGCTGCTACATGCCGATCGAGGCTTACCGCACGGCCCGCGCAAAACAAATGGGAGAGAAATCCCCCAGCCTTTTTGCCGAAGGAGAGGGCTCCAGGCCTATCGGCGCGTATGTGTTGATCATTCTTGGTACTTTGTTCCTGCTTGGTTCGTTCGGCTTGCTCAGTTCCATATATGTTTGGAGATTTTGGCCGCTTGCGCTGATTGCTCTAGGCGCATTTCTGATTTGGAAGCGGGCACAGCCTCATCCATAG
- a CDS encoding DUF5668 domain-containing protein: MAYWRTCNCARCRIRGLMGPAILITIGVIFFIGQYNWDYSFERLWPVILIVIGVVRLLSDTASMEGHVDRMGWQVPPPGAPPQNPPQPPQPPR, from the coding sequence ATGGCGTACTGGAGAACATGCAATTGCGCTCGTTGCCGCATTCGCGGCTTGATGGGCCCGGCCATTCTGATCACCATCGGCGTGATTTTTTTCATCGGCCAATATAACTGGGATTATTCTTTTGAAAGGCTGTGGCCGGTGATCTTGATTGTCATCGGCGTTGTGAGACTCTTGTCCGACACCGCGTCAATGGAAGGCCATGTCGATCGCATGGGCTGGCAAGTTCCGCCGCCCGGCGCTCCTCCTCAAAATCCCCCGCAGCCGCCGCAACCGCCTCGATGA
- a CDS encoding DUF4097 family beta strand repeat-containing protein, with protein MSYYYHRRRSIFSGLILILFGVIFLLYEFHPEFPIGHLFRRYWPLILIVWGIAHLIEHLLATRTGGPRPAGISGGEIALMIVLFMVVASIAGFDWVRKQNPDINFDMGDVFDHSYDWSNDLPAVSAKPNEVISILTQRGNIAISPSSDSEIHVSVHKSARASNENDARRLADKITVAVNPTGDGFQIQPQVTGGETSDVRVDLDIRLPVQSSITSHTTRGDITVAQMRGPLTIHSQSGDLEIHDIAGDVNAEMAHGDVRANNIKGNVRLTGSGGEVDLSGVSGDATIEGDFYGPIRAQKVDKTVRYTSSRTSLTLAHLTGQLEMDSGDLTISDQPGGVQLRTSNKDVTLENVAGRIDLTDQRGDVEVTFKQPPRDEILIADQSGNIDLTLPAQSSFEISAVSRKGEIDNDFGSSGLKSGNNGDTTVLQGVYGTHGPHITLNTTYGTISIHKAQ; from the coding sequence ATGAGCTATTACTACCATCGGCGGCGTTCGATTTTCAGCGGATTGATTTTGATTCTTTTCGGTGTGATTTTCCTGCTTTACGAATTTCACCCCGAATTCCCCATCGGCCATTTGTTCCGCCGCTACTGGCCATTGATTCTGATCGTCTGGGGCATCGCCCACCTCATCGAACATCTCCTGGCCACCCGCACGGGCGGCCCCAGGCCCGCCGGAATTTCCGGCGGAGAGATCGCGCTCATGATCGTGCTGTTCATGGTCGTCGCAAGCATTGCTGGATTTGACTGGGTGCGCAAACAGAATCCCGATATTAATTTTGATATGGGGGACGTCTTTGACCATTCCTACGACTGGAGCAACGATTTGCCCGCCGTCTCCGCGAAGCCGAATGAAGTCATCTCGATCCTTACTCAGCGCGGCAACATCGCTATAAGTCCGAGCTCGGATTCTGAAATCCATGTTTCCGTGCACAAGAGCGCGCGAGCTTCGAATGAAAATGACGCCAGGCGCCTCGCGGACAAGATCACCGTCGCTGTGAATCCCACTGGCGACGGCTTTCAGATTCAGCCTCAGGTGACTGGCGGAGAAACTTCGGACGTGCGCGTAGATCTCGACATTCGCTTGCCTGTTCAGTCGAGCATTACCTCCCATACGACTCGTGGCGATATCACTGTGGCGCAGATGAGAGGGCCGCTCACGATCCATTCGCAAAGCGGGGATCTGGAGATCCACGACATCGCCGGCGACGTCAACGCCGAGATGGCTCACGGCGACGTCCGCGCGAATAACATCAAGGGCAATGTTCGTCTCACGGGCAGCGGAGGAGAAGTTGACCTCTCTGGTGTTTCAGGCGATGCAACAATCGAAGGCGATTTCTATGGCCCGATTCGCGCGCAAAAAGTCGACAAAACGGTCCGCTATACTTCATCCCGCACCAGCCTCACGCTGGCCCACTTGACTGGCCAATTAGAGATGGATTCAGGTGACTTGACGATTTCCGATCAGCCCGGTGGCGTTCAACTGCGAACCTCGAACAAAGACGTCACGCTGGAAAATGTCGCGGGGAGAATCGATCTGACAGATCAGCGCGGAGATGTCGAAGTCACTTTCAAGCAGCCGCCGCGCGACGAAATTTTAATCGCCGATCAGTCCGGCAATATCGACCTCACGCTTCCGGCGCAGTCCAGTTTCGAAATCTCCGCCGTATCTCGCAAAGGAGAAATCGACAACGACTTCGGCAGTTCCGGCTTGAAGTCTGGCAATAACGGCGACACAACCGTTTTGCAAGGAGTCTACGGCACGCATGGCCCGCACATCACACTCAACACAACCTACGGAACAATTTCGATCCACAAGGCCCAGTAA
- the aroA gene encoding 3-phosphoshikimate 1-carboxyvinyltransferase, with translation MRTLIGHGRAAWGCFETACYYFNVAKKRIRPAQAFSGVLMVPGDKSISHRYAIVASLAEGRSEIANFSAAADCRSTLNCLRGLGVQIEEKGNGVIIEGKGLAGWKAPRKALDAGNSGTTMRLLAGALAGQDFASELTGDRSLRSRPMRRVIEPLREMGAQISAREGEFAPLEIRGGKLRGIEFMQKIASAQVKSALLLAGLFADGETIVHEPVPTRDHTELILREMGAKIGRRDGAISIQGGPKLVGRPLTVPGDLSAAAFFLCAALIVPDTEMTIQGVGLNPTRTAILDFLASMGAPVSVVALGIREGELVGDVHVKHGPVRGGKVCGAMAARLIDELPVLAALAPFTEEGIEIRDAQELRVKESDRIATVAENLRGMGAQVEEFPDGLRVKGRSGGRLRGATIDPHDDHRIAMAFSIAALGAEGETVIRDADCVEISFPEFFELLEGLVKLGKGN, from the coding sequence ATGCGCACTCTAATTGGACACGGAAGAGCGGCTTGGGGTTGTTTCGAAACGGCGTGCTACTATTTTAACGTGGCGAAGAAACGAATTCGTCCAGCGCAGGCGTTCAGCGGTGTGCTGATGGTGCCTGGCGATAAGTCCATCTCGCACCGGTATGCAATTGTGGCATCTCTCGCCGAAGGGCGAAGCGAAATTGCCAACTTTTCCGCGGCGGCCGACTGCCGGAGTACGTTGAATTGCTTGCGCGGACTGGGCGTGCAGATCGAAGAAAAGGGCAATGGCGTAATCATCGAAGGAAAGGGCTTGGCGGGCTGGAAAGCGCCGCGAAAGGCGCTCGACGCGGGGAACAGCGGGACGACGATGCGATTGCTGGCGGGGGCACTGGCGGGACAGGATTTCGCATCAGAACTGACGGGGGATCGTTCGCTTCGAAGCCGCCCGATGCGGCGCGTCATCGAGCCTTTGCGGGAAATGGGCGCGCAAATCTCTGCGCGGGAGGGGGAGTTTGCGCCGCTGGAGATCCGCGGCGGGAAGCTGCGCGGGATCGAGTTCATGCAGAAAATTGCCAGTGCACAGGTAAAGTCAGCGCTCTTGCTCGCCGGGCTTTTCGCCGATGGGGAAACGATCGTGCACGAGCCGGTGCCCACGCGCGATCACACCGAACTGATTTTGCGCGAGATGGGTGCGAAAATCGGACGCCGCGATGGTGCGATTTCGATTCAAGGCGGGCCGAAGCTCGTTGGACGGCCGCTGACGGTGCCGGGAGATTTGTCAGCCGCAGCTTTTTTCCTCTGCGCTGCGCTTATTGTGCCGGATACGGAGATGACCATTCAGGGCGTCGGATTGAATCCGACGCGAACGGCGATACTGGATTTCCTGGCGTCCATGGGCGCGCCGGTGTCCGTGGTGGCGCTGGGAATACGAGAAGGCGAACTGGTTGGCGATGTCCATGTAAAGCACGGCCCTGTGCGGGGCGGCAAGGTTTGCGGCGCGATGGCCGCGCGGCTGATCGACGAATTGCCCGTGCTTGCGGCGCTCGCCCCCTTCACGGAGGAAGGAATCGAGATTCGCGACGCGCAGGAGTTGCGTGTGAAAGAAAGCGACCGGATTGCGACGGTCGCTGAAAATCTGCGCGGGATGGGCGCACAGGTAGAAGAATTTCCGGATGGCTTGCGCGTGAAGGGACGGTCCGGCGGACGCTTGCGCGGAGCGACGATTGATCCACATGATGATCATCGCATCGCCATGGCGTTCTCCATTGCGGCGCTCGGGGCGGAAGGAGAAACCGTGATCCGCGATGCGGACTGCGTGGAGATATCGTTTCCGGAGTTTTTTGAGCTTCTTGAAGGACTCGTGAAGCTGGGTAAAGGCAATTAG
- a CDS encoding VWA domain-containing protein yields MRRTTQLSLFGLLLLLSSIPPTNARERQTPAQNAIPKQNPSQQKVNPSAPTIRRQVNEITTPVTVEDKQGNFVLDLQRKDFQVFDNGVEQHIDRWGLDDRPLALALVIETSSHIGMMAQEIRSNGIVVTETLMAEDGVATVIGAGDTPEMVQPFTSDHDAVEKAIQRLPFADDNMHLYDAMLEGALLLAKQPDTSHRVLLVIAEAQDSGSKHKLGAVLQVAQHANISIYTIGLSSTAADLRNDPVEGAEIEEDKEKRIATTTEQPMAAPGAAGGVGGGMDLLSVAVFLVQRFTHIRKSHAMAAAVAFTGGAYYHPFKDRNIQVDLSQIADELHSQYRLSYQLQGAVQPGVHQIEVRVDRPQLIVRARLGYYLAQAND; encoded by the coding sequence ATGCGTCGAACGACGCAGCTTTCGCTGTTTGGCCTATTGCTTCTGTTGAGCAGCATACCGCCAACAAACGCACGGGAGCGGCAGACTCCCGCGCAAAACGCAATCCCCAAACAGAACCCCTCGCAGCAGAAAGTTAATCCCAGCGCACCCACAATTCGGAGGCAAGTGAATGAGATCACGACGCCGGTGACCGTGGAAGACAAGCAGGGTAATTTTGTCCTGGACCTGCAGCGAAAGGATTTTCAGGTTTTCGACAACGGAGTGGAACAGCATATCGACCGCTGGGGCTTGGACGACCGTCCTCTCGCGCTGGCGTTGGTGATTGAGACAAGCTCGCACATCGGGATGATGGCGCAGGAGATTCGTAGCAACGGCATCGTGGTCACAGAGACGCTGATGGCGGAGGACGGCGTGGCCACGGTGATTGGCGCGGGCGACACGCCGGAGATGGTGCAGCCGTTTACCAGCGACCACGATGCAGTGGAAAAAGCGATTCAGAGACTTCCGTTTGCGGACGACAACATGCATCTGTACGACGCGATGCTGGAGGGGGCGCTGTTGCTCGCGAAGCAGCCGGACACGAGCCATCGCGTGCTGCTGGTGATCGCGGAAGCGCAAGACAGCGGCAGCAAACATAAATTGGGAGCAGTGTTGCAGGTGGCGCAGCACGCGAACATCAGCATTTACACGATTGGACTCAGCAGCACAGCGGCGGATTTGCGCAATGATCCTGTAGAAGGTGCAGAAATCGAGGAGGATAAGGAGAAGCGCATTGCCACGACTACAGAACAGCCGATGGCTGCACCGGGAGCGGCTGGCGGAGTGGGTGGGGGAATGGATTTATTGAGTGTGGCGGTGTTTCTCGTCCAGCGTTTCACGCACATACGAAAAAGTCATGCGATGGCTGCGGCCGTGGCATTCACAGGTGGCGCTTATTACCACCCCTTCAAGGACCGCAACATTCAGGTTGATCTAAGCCAGATTGCTGACGAGCTTCATTCGCAGTACAGGCTGAGCTATCAACTGCAAGGGGCTGTCCAGCCCGGGGTTCATCAGATCGAAGTGAGAGTTGACCGCCCGCAATTGATTGTTCGCGCGAGGCTCGGATATTACCTCGCGCAGGCGAACGACTAG